The following coding sequences are from one Novosphingobium sp. KACC 22771 window:
- a CDS encoding creatininase family protein — MFRLSFAARRWACALGLLASAPGAYAAPRIIPRPASVWLDDYTTTELKARIDKGCPVVIVFSGGTEETGPYLALGKHGARVRAYGEAIARKVGDALIAPVLHYAPNPPYMTPFPGTISLRPETFAAVNEEVARSLINGGFRRVALMSEHGPSQKPLADVAAKLNAEFADKGAQVFYISDGYTRARREIEAAIRAEGKVAGGHGGLWDTSETLAVDPSLVRPGPYLPGTIDNDGNGPVNALGYSGDPTGASAQLGREFGAMRVRLASTELSAALKSAGACRK, encoded by the coding sequence ATGTTTCGTCTGTCATTCGCCGCGCGGCGCTGGGCCTGCGCGCTGGGCCTGCTGGCCTCCGCGCCCGGCGCTTATGCCGCCCCGCGCATCATTCCGCGCCCTGCCAGTGTGTGGCTGGATGATTATACCACCACCGAATTGAAAGCGCGGATCGACAAGGGTTGCCCGGTGGTCATCGTGTTCAGCGGCGGCACCGAGGAGACCGGCCCCTACCTGGCGCTGGGCAAACATGGCGCCCGCGTGCGCGCCTATGGCGAGGCGATTGCGCGCAAGGTGGGCGATGCGCTGATCGCGCCGGTGCTGCATTACGCGCCCAACCCGCCCTACATGACACCCTTTCCCGGCACGATCAGCCTGCGCCCCGAGACCTTTGCCGCCGTCAACGAAGAGGTCGCGCGCAGCCTCATCAACGGCGGCTTTCGCCGCGTCGCGCTGATGAGCGAGCATGGCCCCAGTCAGAAACCGCTGGCCGATGTGGCGGCAAAACTGAACGCCGAATTTGCCGACAAGGGCGCGCAGGTCTTCTACATTTCCGACGGCTATACCCGCGCCCGCCGCGAGATAGAGGCCGCCATCCGCGCCGAGGGCAAGGTGGCGGGCGGCCATGGCGGATTGTGGGACACGTCTGAAACGCTGGCGGTCGATCCCTCGCTGGTGCGTCCCGGCCCCTATCTGCCCGGCACGATCGACAATGACGGCAACGGGCCGGTCAATGCGCTGGGCTATTCGGGCGACCCCACCGGGGCCAGCGCGCAATTGGGCCGCGAATTTGGCGCGATGCGCGTGCGTCTGGCCAGCACGGAATTGAGCGCGGCGTTGAAATCAGCAGGAGCCTGCCGGAAATAA
- a CDS encoding extensin-like domain-containing protein produces the protein MEHKPRPSLLVSLVLSMVLGGCGGAIPEAPHRARPQTVIAYQPIRPDEGQCLSDLGAKAAGFTPLPDQYYGAGCATFNAVRLASLSGDSQSFNITNLGPVTCPLANTFAGWARFGVDRAARAILGSPLVRIETMGSYSCRNVAGTDRRSAHATGNAIDVAAFVLADGRRITVLNGWNSPDPAERDFLRTVHQSACRRFGTTLGPDFNAAHRNHLHVDLTNNGICH, from the coding sequence ATGGAACACAAGCCCCGTCCATCACTGCTGGTCAGCCTCGTCCTGAGCATGGTGCTGGGCGGATGCGGCGGGGCCATTCCCGAGGCGCCCCACCGCGCCCGGCCCCAGACCGTCATCGCCTATCAGCCCATCCGCCCGGACGAGGGGCAATGCCTGTCGGACCTTGGCGCCAAGGCGGCCGGCTTTACCCCCCTGCCCGACCAATATTACGGCGCGGGCTGCGCCACCTTCAACGCCGTGCGTCTGGCCAGCCTGTCGGGCGACAGCCAATCGTTCAACATCACAAACCTTGGCCCGGTCACTTGCCCGCTGGCCAACACCTTTGCCGGATGGGCGCGATTCGGGGTGGACCGCGCCGCCCGCGCCATTCTGGGCAGCCCGCTGGTGCGGATCGAAACCATGGGCAGCTACAGTTGCCGCAACGTGGCGGGCACCGACAGGCGCAGCGCCCATGCCACTGGCAATGCCATCGATGTGGCCGCCTTCGTGCTGGCCGACGGGCGGCGAATCACCGTGCTGAACGGCTGGAATTCGCCCGATCCGGCCGAGCGCGACTTTCTGCGCACCGTTCATCAATCGGCCTGCCGCCGCTTTGGCACGACCCTGGGGCCGGATTTCAACGCCGCCCACCGCAATCATTTGCATGTGGATCTGACCAACAACGGGATCTGTCATTGA